A segment of the Campylobacter vulpis genome:
TTGTTTGTTAAAAATGCAAGAAAAATTGTCCCAAGCTTAAAATCCGACCAGCTTTATTATGCTAAAGGATTTGGTGGGGTGCGTCCGCAAGTGATTGATAAAACAAAAAGAGAACTTATGCTAGGTGAAGCTAGTATTAACGAGGTGGAAGGAATTATCTTCAATATGACACCAAGTCCTGGTGCGACAAGTTGTCTTGGCAATGCCGAAAGAGATACAAAAACAATTTGTGATTATTTGGGTGCTAAATTTGATGAAGATAAATTTAGCACAGAATTATTATGAGGTAAAAATGCTTAAGAAAACTAAAATAGTTGCCACGGTTGGTCCTGCTAGTGAAAGCGAAGAGATTTTACGCCAAATGATTATTAATGGTGTTAATGTGTTTAGACTTAATTTTTCTCACGGAACTCACGAGTATCATAAGCAGAATTTAGAAAAAATTCGCAAGGTAGCAAGTGAGCTGAATACGAGAATAGGGATACTTCAAGATATTAGTGGTCCTAAAATTCGCACGGGTGAGCTTAAAGAGCCTTTTGAGCTTAAAAAGGGCGATAGATTAGATTTTTATCGTAGTAAAATTCTTGGAGAAAGAGTTGATTTAACACATTATAAATTAAGCATTAATCAAAGCGATATTTTAAATATGCTAAAAGTGGGAGAATATGTTTATCTTTACGATGGCAGTATTCGTGCGAAAATTGTGGATATTAATAAAAATTTTATTCAAAGCGTAATTGAAAACGATGGATTTTTAAATTCTAATAAGGGGATTAATTTTCCCAACACGCGTATTAATATTGATGTCATTACACAAAAAGATAGGCGAGATTTGCTTTGGGGTATTGAAAATGGTGTAGATTTTCTTGCAATCTCTTTTGTGCAAAACGCTCACGACATTGATGAAGTGAGAGAAATTTTAGTGCAAAATGGGGCGAAGATTGCTATTTTTGCTAAGATTGAGAAATTTGATGCTGTGGAAAACATTGATGAAATTATTGCTTCAAGCGATGGCATAATGGTAGCTCGTGGGGATTTAGGTATTGAAGTGCCCTATTATAAAGTGCCAAATATACAAAAAGCCATTATCCAAAAGGCAAATAATGCCTCAAAACCTGTCATTACGGCGACGCAAATGCTTTTTTCTCTTGCAAAGACAAAAACAGCAACAAGAGCCGAAATTTCTGACGTAGCAAATGCGGTTTTAGACGGAACAGATGCGGTAATGCTGAGTGAGGAAAGTGCCGTAGGGATTGACCCTGCTAATGCCGTTGATGTAATGTGCAAGACCATAGTGGAAGTGGAAAAAAGCTATCCTTATAATAAATTTAATCGTTTTGATTACTTAGATGATACGGATAAAATTATGCAGTCAAGCACTCATTTGGCAACAGATTTAAATGCAGACGCTATTTTTGCTCTTACAAGCAGTGGTAAATCTGCCATTAAAATCGCACGCTATCGTCCCAATATAGAAATTATTGCCATAGCACATAGTGAAAAAACACTCAATTTTCTTAGTATAGTTTGGGGAGTTAATCCTGCCATTTTAGTTAATAAAAGTGATGAATTAACACAATTGCTTAAAGATGCTGTGAAATCAAGTGTAGAGAAAGGTTTTATGAGTAAAGATAGATGCTATATTTTAAGTGCTGGTTTTCCAACGGGTGTTGAGGGAACGAGCAATCTTATACGCATTTTAAAGAGAGAGCAAATTGCTTATTATCTTAGATAAAAAGGGTTATTCAAAGATAATAACCCCATCTTCCTCATTGTCTGTT
Coding sequences within it:
- the pyk gene encoding pyruvate kinase; amino-acid sequence: MLKKTKIVATVGPASESEEILRQMIINGVNVFRLNFSHGTHEYHKQNLEKIRKVASELNTRIGILQDISGPKIRTGELKEPFELKKGDRLDFYRSKILGERVDLTHYKLSINQSDILNMLKVGEYVYLYDGSIRAKIVDINKNFIQSVIENDGFLNSNKGINFPNTRINIDVITQKDRRDLLWGIENGVDFLAISFVQNAHDIDEVREILVQNGAKIAIFAKIEKFDAVENIDEIIASSDGIMVARGDLGIEVPYYKVPNIQKAIIQKANNASKPVITATQMLFSLAKTKTATRAEISDVANAVLDGTDAVMLSEESAVGIDPANAVDVMCKTIVEVEKSYPYNKFNRFDYLDDTDKIMQSSTHLATDLNADAIFALTSSGKSAIKIARYRPNIEIIAIAHSEKTLNFLSIVWGVNPAILVNKSDELTQLLKDAVKSSVEKGFMSKDRCYILSAGFPTGVEGTSNLIRILKREQIAYYLR